In Lacinutrix sp. Bg11-31, the DNA window CTTTAATAGTGGAGTGTCTTGTAAACTTCTAGATGGAGAAAGAGGCATGTTTACTGCACAACAAGTTGAAGAGGCTATAAATCCACCAGATTTTTACCATAGCCCATTAACAACATTAGTAGAAATAGAGAATACAACTAATAAAGGAGGAGGAGCGTGTTGGGATTTTAATGAATTAAAAAAAATTAAAAAAGTATGCACTGCTAATAACTTAGGATTTCATTTAGATGGAGCAAGACTCTGGAATGCTCTAGTTGTAAAGGAAGAAACAGCTAAAGACTATGGTGAATTATTCGATACTATTTCTGTTTGTTTTAGTAAAGGATTAGGTTGCCCAATTGGGTCCATATTAATAGGAGACGAATATTTAATGAAAAACGCCATAAGAATTAGAAAAATTCTTGGTGGAGGTATGCGACAAGTTGGTTTTTTAGCAGCTGCTGCATTGTATGCTTTAGAACACAATATGGAAGCTTTAATAGAAGACCATAAAAAAGCAAAAGAAATAGCGTCTGTTTTAAAAAAAGCATCTTATGTAGATAAGGTTGAGACAGTAGAAACCAATATTGTAATATTTACATTAAATAATGAATTTGGAGAAGAAGTGTTTTTACAGTTGCTAAAAAATAAGAATATACATATAAGTAACATGGGACAAGGTAAACTAAGAATTGTTACGCATTTAGACTATACAAATAAAATGCATAAAGTTTTTTTAAATGAATTAATAGGGTTGTAAATTGAAAAAAGGCATTAACGTAAACCATTGATTATTAGAGTTGAAAAACGTTAACTAAATGTTAAACGGAGTTTTTCAACACTTCATCGAATTGTTATAGAAATATAATAATTATTTGAATTAATAATTTGTTTGCAATTATTTTTACCCGAAATTAGAGAAAGGCTGAATACTTATTTAGCCTATTTAACATTAAAAATAACCATTTAAAATTATTAAAAAAATGAAAAAAGCATTACTAACAATCTTATCTTTTGTTATCTGTACAGTGGCAATCGCACAAGATTTACCTACAAATCCTGAACCAGGAAAATGTTACGTACGTTGTGTAACACCAGATGTATGGGTAAATCAAGATGTGACTATTCAAGTTGCACCAGCTTACAAAAAATTAAAAGTAGTACCTGCACAGTACAGAACAGAGAACGAAGAAGTTGTTGTTCAGTCTGCTGGTCAAGAATTATCAGTTGTGCCTGCACAGTACGAAACACAAACTTTCGAGGTTACTGTTCAAGGACCTGCTCAAAGACTTGAGAAAGTAGCTGGATCTACAGATTCTACTACTGAGGAAATGATTATCCAACCAGGATATCAAGAATTAGCAGTAGTACCTGCACAGTACGAAACTCAATCTTTTGATGTTACTACATCTGAAGGAGGACAAACTTTATCTGTTGTACCTGCAAAACTAGGAACAGAAATGTTTGAAGTTGTTGTTACTGAGGCTAGTCAGCGTTTAGAAGTTGTGCCTGCTCAATACGAGACAAGAACAGAAACTGTTATTGTACAACAAGCTTACCAAAAACTACAAACAGTACCTGCTCAATACGAGACAAGAACAGAAACTGTAGTTGTTACTGCTGCTGGTCAGCGTATGGAAGTTATACCTGCAAAATGGGGAACTGAAAGTGTAGAGATTGTTGTTCAACCAGCATCTTCTAGATTAGAAATTATTCCTGCTCAATATGGTAGCGAAACTGAAACTGTTGTAGTACAAAATGCTAGCCAACGTTTAGAAGTTATACCTGCAAAATGGGGAACTGAAACTTTATCTTATAAGAAAAGAGAATTTGGAAATACTTTAAAAGTAGTTCCTGCTAGTTTTTCTACAGATTACCAAGTTATTGAAACTAAGCCAGCTACTGCTAAATGGGGAATGAGTGATACTCCTGCTGCAGATTGTCAGTCTAGTGATCCTAACGATTGTAGATACTGGTGTTATAAAAATGTACCAGCTCAAAACATTACAGTTAATACTACTACTTTATCTAATGATGCGTCTGTAGTTACAACTCCTGGTTGTGATAATGGAAGTTCAAATTCAGCAGATTGTGGTATGGGAACTTATACAAGAAGAGTTGTGCAAACTCCAGCAACTACAAGAGTAATTGATATTCCTGCTGTAACTAAAGAAGTTAAGCGTACTGTAATGACTCAGCCTGCTACTACAAGAACTATAGCTATTCCTGCTGTAACTAAAACTATCAAGAAGACAGTATTAGTTTCTCCTGCAACTACAAGAGTTATTGATATTCCTCAAGTTACTAAAGAGGTTACTAGACAAGTAATGGTAACTCCTCCAACTACAAGAGCTATCGATGTTCCTGCTGTAACTAAAGAAGTTAAGCGTACTGTAATGGTAACACCTCCAACTACAAGAGTTATTGCTATTCCTGCAGTTACTAAAACAATGAAGCGTACTACATTAGTAACGCCTGCTACAACAAGAGTAACAGAAATTCCAGCTACTACTAAAACGTTAAAGCGTACTGTTATGGCAACACCTCCTACAACAAGAGCTATCGATATTCCTTCTAAGTCAACTACAATTAGAAAAACTGTTGTTACTCCAGAATCTACAAGATCTATAGATATTCCTGCTGTAACTAAAACTATGAAGCGTACAGTAATGAGTACTCCTCCTACAACTAGAGTAATTGATATAGCGCAAAAGACTTCGTCTTTAAAGAGAACGATATTAGCTAGTGATGCTAGAGTAGAAGAAGTTACTATTCCTGCTGTTAATAAAACAGTTACTAAAGAAGTTTTACAAACAAAAGGTGGTTTAACTACTTGGAAAGAAGTTGATTGTAAAATCGTTGAGTATAACGATCTTAACATA includes these proteins:
- a CDS encoding low specificity L-threonine aldolase, whose product is MKIDLRSDTVTKPSKGMLNAMMNAKVGDDVYKEDETVNELEARVAKLFGKSHAMFFPSGTMANQTAIKLHTNPGDQVICDKYAHIYNYEGGGASFNSGVSCKLLDGERGMFTAQQVEEAINPPDFYHSPLTTLVEIENTTNKGGGACWDFNELKKIKKVCTANNLGFHLDGARLWNALVVKEETAKDYGELFDTISVCFSKGLGCPIGSILIGDEYLMKNAIRIRKILGGGMRQVGFLAAAALYALEHNMEALIEDHKKAKEIASVLKKASYVDKVETVETNIVIFTLNNEFGEEVFLQLLKNKNIHISNMGQGKLRIVTHLDYTNKMHKVFLNELIGL
- a CDS encoding OmpA family protein, with product MKKALLTILSFVICTVAIAQDLPTNPEPGKCYVRCVTPDVWVNQDVTIQVAPAYKKLKVVPAQYRTENEEVVVQSAGQELSVVPAQYETQTFEVTVQGPAQRLEKVAGSTDSTTEEMIIQPGYQELAVVPAQYETQSFDVTTSEGGQTLSVVPAKLGTEMFEVVVTEASQRLEVVPAQYETRTETVIVQQAYQKLQTVPAQYETRTETVVVTAAGQRMEVIPAKWGTESVEIVVQPASSRLEIIPAQYGSETETVVVQNASQRLEVIPAKWGTETLSYKKREFGNTLKVVPASFSTDYQVIETKPATAKWGMSDTPAADCQSSDPNDCRYWCYKNVPAQNITVNTTTLSNDASVVTTPGCDNGSSNSADCGMGTYTRRVVQTPATTRVIDIPAVTKEVKRTVMTQPATTRTIAIPAVTKTIKKTVLVSPATTRVIDIPQVTKEVTRQVMVTPPTTRAIDVPAVTKEVKRTVMVTPPTTRVIAIPAVTKTMKRTTLVTPATTRVTEIPATTKTLKRTVMATPPTTRAIDIPSKSTTIRKTVVTPESTRSIDIPAVTKTMKRTVMSTPPTTRVIDIAQKTSSLKRTILASDARVEEVTIPAVNKTVTKEVLQTKGGLTTWKEVDCKIVEYNDLNINWLLGSATLTPAAKAEINAKLLPVLQNGVSVEIASHTDSRGSASSNRSLSERRAQAVTNYLISKGINSSRIVSNGYGESRLANRCSDGVSCTEREHLANRRTQFRVINAN